The stretch of DNA GGTTGCACACAAGTCAATCATTCGCTGTAGTTGAGAAAAAAGACACTGCGTTGCGTTTGCGATTTGACAGAACTTGAGTCGTGATCGCCAGGCTGAGCCGTGGGTGGATACAGCCTTCCCTATTTACCTTCCTCCTGGCTGGAATGACAGTCGTGTCAGCGCTCTGAGCGGCCTCACCGACGCTTGCCGGAGGCTATCTTTCCCGGGGTAACGTGTCTCGTTTGTTGCTCGgcgtgtgtgtggagggaaTACGCCGTGGATATCGGGGATATCCCCACAACTGCTAATCCAACGTCGTTGTCCCACGCTAGCTTAGCTAGCAGGCAGCCACACGCGAAACGGGTGGGGGTGGATATCTACATTTCGGCCCCAGGGAAAGTGAATATAAATAACGTCTCAGGAGTGAACTGTGGAACAATGACAGCCGTGGAAAGGATGTGTATTGGGGAAAAGGCTCTTGAAGAAGAAGTGTCCACGGAGGAGTATCTATCGCCGGGCAACTAAAGAGGTGTGAAGTGGTTCAGCTAAACGGAGCTAGTTAGCTTTAAGTGATCAAGGAAGTTGACTAGCCACATTAGCTAGCTCGGCGACAGATGCGGTACCGGACTAAAGGTCGCCTCAAACGCTACGATTTTAAGTGAAGTGTCCACACTACAGACTGACGGTGACAATTAATGAAATGAGATGAAGTTAAGAACATCGTGATTCACCGTTGACTCAAAGTGGAAACGCAAGCGTTAGCTAAGAAGTGTGCGCTTGTAAACAAAGGGATCCCGAGCTCCACCTGTCTCACGAAGTATTGTCTGTCCACTCATTTACTGACATGGATTTGAAGACGGCAGTATTTAACGCAGCCAGGGACGGTAAGCTCCGGCTGCTCCAAAAACTCTTGGAGAACAAAGATGGACATGAGGTAACAAAACTGATGGGCGAGAAGACAAACGGGGCCACGCCGCTGCTGATGGCCGCCCGTTACGGCCACCTGGAACTGGTGGAGTATCTGCTGGAGTGCTGCTGCGCCCCTGTTGAGGTAGGTGGGTCCGTGAACTTTGACGGGGAGACCATCGAGGGAGCGCCACCTCTCTGGGCCGCCTCTGCGGCGGGTCACCTGAAGGTTGTACAGTCCCTGCTGGGCCACGGAGCTTCAGTCAACAGCACGACGCTGACAAACTCAACGCCCCTGAGGGCAGCCTGCTTTGACGGTCACCTGGACATCGTGAGGTACCTGGTGGAGCACAAAGCTGACCTGGAGGTAGCCAACAGACACGGCCACACGTGTCTCATGATTTCGTGCTACAAGGGACACAAGGAGATTGCACAGTATCTGCTGGAGAAAGGTGCAGATGTCAACAGGAAAAGTGTTAAAGGTGAGTGAGTACTTGGCTACACTTGAGGGTAATTACCAACAAACCTATGGCACTCAGTGTTCTCCGACATCCACATGATCTCTGACCATGAGATAAGATCAGCTGGTGATTTGTAGCAACATGTCTGTGGCTCATCCAGGTCATAATCATCTTCAGGAGTCGGCAGGCAACCAAACTTCCTTGAGTCCAGTGAAAGTCTTGaactcaactcaagcaagtccaatTACCTACAGCGTATTACTGAAGATGTtacttattgttatttatttattgtcctGAGATTAGAAAAAGGTACATAACTCACAGCAAATTGTTTTCCTACTGTGAGATAATCCAAACATTAGGATTACATTGTAAATACCACCATACCTCATACATCACAGATGTTTACACATACATGAATGTACACTTGGATTTAATTTGGAACATTTTATGCAGTTGACCCATTTACGTGTTACTTTCCATTCAAAATGACTCATCATACCATGAACATCTGGTTTCACAATAGAAAGTTGTGAAGCATATTATGTCATCTTGGATTTGTAGTGGGTGTGTTTTGAAAGATCACATTTTCCCCTCAGTTAATTCCTGAAGAAGCTCTGCCCACACATCATATTGTCATTTCTTTAATTAATCcacctttttgttttacaaaaactTCAGAAGTACACGCCATCAATGAACAACCGATCACACACTTGCTTGATAATGAGCCCATTCATTGGTTGCTAGTGCAAGTGTTGGTGCTGTGGTTACCTTCATGTGTTTGTTACAGTGAATTACAGTGGACTTAAGGTCACTTTTGAACCTTAGTCCACTTCTCTTCTGAGAATCcaattttacttttaatttgttaatttcaCCGGTATCCAAAACACTAGAGTTTAGACGATGACCAGTAAAAGAGCAAGAGGCAGGTGTATAAGCCAGTGCATGTTCTTTTCAAGCAAGCTTAAGAGCATCGTGATTTGATTAATTTAGAAAGGTAGCCTTGCAATTGTTGCTAATCCTATAACAGCTGAACAAGCAGATTTGCAATATTGGATATGAAAAATAACAGTGGACATTGTTTTGAATAAGGAAGATAAACAAGCCTGGCCTCTTCAACCACAGCTGCTCACTTGCCTCCTGATAAACCAACACTCACAACTATTCAATTTCTTAAGGTCAACTATAATCTATTACTGTGGTACCCCAGTTCCCTTGTGCAAAAAGAAGCCTAAATTCTACTTAAAGGCTATAAGTATCAATCCTAATCCCTAGATCTGAGAAGTATTTTCACAGTTCTGGAATTAATTTTCTTAGTTTTGTAAGTGCATCAATAATCAAGACAAATGAAGCTGAAGACATTAAACGTCCCCTCAGAAAACCGGTACTGACAAagactgactgtgtgtctgtgtgtacacatatttgaactgtgttgtgttatgtGTTGTATCGTAAGTGTGCTATGTTTTTAACAACACGACAAAAAAAGTTTTACGACcacatccatgtttttttaaattaacaggTTATCtaagttttcagcttcttaaatgtgaatatttttctgatttatttgtatGAGAGTACTTAGCCATAGGATATTTACACCCAGTcgcccagtcagctgactgtcgtagGTGGAGCTACCCTGACCATACCATTTACTCTGGTCCTGCAAAGGAAGGGTACCAAGTTATTTCGCTACTATTCCTAATAGaaacggaaaaaaaaatgtggaccgtactgaaccaaaccactctgcttggtggaaacacggctaaagaaatcattaaaactgattaatttggtttgtggaaaaagtaagacttttaaaacatcatatatttaagctgtggGAAATGCACCCATCAGCGTTTTATGGAAGAAACTAATCAGTCAGATTgattgaatgattaaaaaaatttgGTTACTTTAACACTTTCATCAAAAACTTTTCAGGTTAAAAAATATCCACATTCAGGTGAAAGTTGTAGCAATAATTTGCATTCATACTACCATACCTACAAACATAATATTACATGACCGTTCACCACACTGATGTACATGCTCGTGTAAACATTAAGCTGATTATATCCTTTGCAGTGGTTTTCttgatgatgaatgatgagtTGACGATAAAGTCAGAGCAGGGATTTCTGCAATTGAAAGTATAAGTGTTAATGTAGCCTTTCTTTTCCAATTGATGGTGAAGTCATGTCTCAataatcaggaagtgaatgtgcaTAATCACATCATTGTTTCTGAGAAAACTGTTTCTGCCTGACCAGATTAAACAGAACCTCCAAGGTTTTCAAACGAAAACGGAGCCAACAGCAATTTAAAATTTTTTTGAGGATCTGAAGCTAGAGTAATGTAGACatcagaggggtattccagaaagcgggttatgtgagaactctgagtttgttaaccctgagatgagggaaactctgagttatccgttccagaaagagaggtaacttaaactctgggtctgttactgcggtaacttactctgtgaacataacctgctcgctggcaggtttactataagaaacccagagtttctacctgtctcctcccacacgaagaaagcagttagacatggattgcccattcattagaaatccaatcgacatcgaagccgtatttattagaaatgcattacatcgtgagagaatcttccgacccagattagacgttttgattaaaattaaaagacaaattcacatgtgatttggttcttctttattctctaaaagtacaaaagcaacagtcaggatttgtaatatagttccaactattaacatatttcacatattcacctgtttcaccatgacaatgcacccacctcaactggcgttcaagtaatagaatttccaagtctgtttttctgatttgccggtccaggtacaccatttctttctcggttttttgaatggtttagggttaggtgcaccctgtacaactcttttaccggcaactgggaaacatatggatgacatttaattcctgcagttctatatacagatttaacatggtattgactgaaaatctcactgtgtcaagctgtgctctagaagttgatggaccctcctcatggtgatgcccagccatgttctgttgaaggacaagaatgtgctagtttgtccattatctatgctcatcacttcagtgtacatgtcaaactccaaattccactcaagaatgtaaatgaatatgaatgggtagagcagtgccagtagctatacataatattaagacacacttcagtaggcccctccggatctctccctgtggcagcagacagcgttgtcgtctcctcctcatataaatatatatatatatatatatatatatatatatatatatatatatatatatatatatatatatatatatatatatatatatatatatataaagttttatttaaaaaaaatacataagtgtatacttgcatctgatgtaggcacttgtgtcctgggggtgacaggctcagatgagcttaccccagggatgccttcagccacagggcgacccctgtattggctgagagccagctcctcagcctctgtcagaggtggtggaggtggccctccacccgtttttcgggcctctgccttctttctgttggctgagcagaactcaatgtttgcaatctgaattaatatttacgttacgtttaatagccttagtcaattaaaaataaaaaaataaatcaaagtgaggtgcaatcatagcctagcaaaatatgccttacctttttgaatgatgtttttatgtttcattttgagctgcttccaagtcctcctttctcctgttggattgcacctaaatgaaaaactcagatttcattcctacttatattcataactataggctatgctacgatcttacggttaaatgttacgtcaatggaatagtacattcaaacttacgcgttgactcgggcagcaattttctcccatgcgtctctctctccttcgctgctgcagctgtgttgcattcgcggcgaaatatgtgctcatattctccgtagcccagcataaggatctccaactccttcgcactgaaatatgttgatctttttttttctcggttgtcatggtgactcgtggtatcggggctccattgatgatggctttttatagtggttgtgcacgcgcgtacctcgaggttaacatactcagagttgattgaactaactcagatcagctgttctggaaccggatactcagagtttcccgactcagagtaagtcaactcagagttcagggatagactcagagtgtgttgaacctgctttctggaatacccctcaggtgtatctggagcagaattgatgtgttttaaatgaaaacagactgcatatagtgttttgtgttgtgtagatgagagattttttttcccccttaaccAGATGTAAACTATCAGTTTGCTCCCAGAACAGTATGTTCCTCAGGACAACGGCACAAAAGCAGCCAACGCATGCTTGGTATTTTACCTCCAAGCTGTTGCATTCATTAAACAAATGACATACAACTTGGATTACAGTCCTACACAGTATGTTCTTCACCTTTTGTCGGGtcgcacacacaaaacacagactaTATGCGGAGTAAACATGTTTTCAAttcacaaatcattttaaagcttTATCACACTACACAAGCCCTCGTCTACAGTAGCTGTGCTGATTTTAGATTCACCAGGTTTGTGAAccaacattgtgtgtgtgagaacatgaTTTGCACACAAGTGGCTCTTTGGGTTCAGAGTAATTCTGTATCAGCTGATCTGGTCAAAGTAAAGAGGGTCATAAATAGTTGCTAGTGTAACTCTTCTGAGTTTCCTTTGCGTGTCTGCTGGTTTATTCAAGGAACACTTGTGGCTGTAATGTTGCCAGAATTGCCaagagtcattttttttaccaatgCACTTGTCTCAATTCTTATCTGTGGGgtgtttctttgtcttctcattaaatataaataagatgatctgttccttttttttctttttccttttttttttttttttttttaaaaatcaccaCATGCGCATTATCTCTGTTCACAGGCAACACTGCGCTCCATGACTGTGCAGAGTCGGGCAGTCTTGAGATCATGCGGATGTTGCTTCAGTACGGCGCTTCCATGGAGCAGGATGGCTACGGCATGACGCCCCTTCTTTCCGCCAGCGTCACAGGCCACACTAACATTGTAGACTACCTAACGACGCACCAACAGGTCAGCCTTTTTGTCACCTACTAGTCAGTTTTGTCTGCAAATATGAGTGGCTTGTAAGTATGAAAAAATTATGTTCATTACTCTGCAGACAAGCCACAGGGAGCGCATTGATGCCCTGGAGCTCTTGGGGGCCACATTTGTTGACAAAAAGAGAGATTTGCTTGGAGCTTTGAAATACTGGAAGAGAGCCATGGACCTCAGATACATCGATAGTAACAACGTTGTCTATAAACCTGAACCCAAGCAGCTGATAATGGCTTACGACTATGCCAGGGAGGTGAGTCTGGCTTTTCATGTCCCTCATTCTTGTTGTGTTGTAAAGCTCCTGAAAAGGTTTGCTTGCTGCCATAATCCAACAGACAGACCCAACATAGTTAATGCTCTTAGTCACTGTGCAGGTAAAGTCTGTGTCCAGTTTTGGAGAGACATGCAGCTGATTTGTTTATTGCTGTGTAGATATGTAAAACCTGGCCAAATTTCTGTCTTTTTACCAGGTCACAAATGGAGAAGAGCTGGACGGGTTGATTTCTGATCCAGATGAGATGCGGATGCAGGCTTTGCTTATCAGAGAGAGAATCCTTGGCCCACAACATCCAGATACATCTTACTACATCCGTTACCGAGGTGCTGTCTATGCCGACTCTGGGAACTTTGAGCGCTGCATCGATCTCTGGAAGTATGCACTGGACATGCAGCAAAGCAACCTGGATCCCCTCAGTCCTATGACCGCCTCCAGCCTGCTGTCATTTGCCGAGCTCTTCTCCTTCATGCTGCAGGACAGGGCCAAGGGGCTGCTTGGGACATCTGTGTCATTTGAGGACTTGATGGGAATCCTGTCCAAGAGTGTGTTGGAGATTGAGCGGGCAGTCAAGCAAAATGGACCAATACCTCCTGACCCTGCACAACTCAGCAAGGCGCTGTCAATCATCCTGCACCTCATTTGCCTATTAGAGAAGGTGTCTTGTACTGCAGAGCAGGACCATTTCAAGAAGGAAACAATCTATAGGTGTGTTTTTAGCCTACTTTGTTACATGAATTTGTTCTAGTGAGGGTATAACCGTTTTTTATTACCACAGGCCTTGTTGAAATGTGTTAATGAGTCTTGTATGTAAATGATTGCCTCATAAATTCTATCATAGTTTGATGAAAACTGAATCCCTGAGCCAGTTTGAAAACTGTCTCACCCTTGCACAGTGCTGCTTTCATGATGTTTGCGGTTCACTGTGATCTTTCTCGATCAAAAGCTGACACCTTTCCATGTCTTCAGATTCCTGAAGCTTCAGCCATGCGGCAAGAATGGCTACAGTCCACTACACCTGGCGGTCGATCGCAACACCACTTGTGTGGGCCGCTATCCTGTCTGCAAGTTCCCCTCCCTCACAGTCGCTTCCATCCTTCTTGAGTGTGGGGCAGATGTTaacagcagagatgaagatgacaACAGGTCTGTccactgactttttttaattttgaccCACATTTacctagggctgcaacaattgaTCACTGactaaataatttttttcagcttctttaaaagtgattttaatcttttttttgtttgttcgttTTCGCTTCATATGACAATATgagtaattttggtttgtggtcaaaaGACGAAATTGAAGAACGTCAACATTTCTAGGTTTTGGAAACACCGatccacatcttttttttaaaccttgtcTGGTCATTTCTGGACCTACTTGTTTATTGGAGAAAATAACAGATTAAGTTGTTATgagaataatcgttagttgtagcCCTAAATATATTAAGTTCTTCGTTGTATCCCAAGAACCCAAATGAAtgcaagtgaaaacaaaaaaaaaagtatgctcTAGTAAAGTCCAGATCAGTCTATTAGAAGACTTTATTGTATATGTTGTGACGTATAAACCTCCTTATCATCTCCGCCCAACAGCCCCCTCCACATAGCTGCATCAAACGGTCACCCTGACATCATGAACCTGCTGATTTCCTGCGGGACTCACTTCGACAGCACCAACGCCTTCCAGCAAACGGCCTGTGACCTTCTAGACGAGAAGGAGCTGGCCAGGAATGTCATCCAGCCCATAAACCACACCACTCTGCAGTGCCTCGCCGCCAGGGCCATCGTCAAGCATGGCCTCAACTACCGGGGTAACATTCCCGAGAAACTCGAGGCCTTTGTCTTGCTCCACAGATAATGATCATGAAGGAGTACACAGTAATCTGACGGGTGAAAAGAGGTGATGTGTGATTACGTTGAGTGCATCGGATGAACATTTAAGGTTCAACGCCTGATCTATTTGATGTTTGACCACCTGAGAGACCCAATTTTTGGTATTCGATGTTTGCAAATCAGAACTATTTGGAGAGAATGAACTTGACCATCCATgtgcacaaaaatgtcctccttTAACCAGgacaatgaagaaaacaaattgGGAGTAAATGGAGGATTGAGTGACCATTTTCGTCCTCCCTTTGCCGTTTTGTGCAGCCACAGCTCTGACCACTCGCAGCCCGACCTGTGAGGATGTATTAAAGTGGATTGCAACATGGGACAAACGCAGTTGTATCTCTGGGTGAACTGTGCAAAGGGTTTATGTATTTTTGCTTCAGAAAACATGGATATTTTTTTGCATATTCCACAATGCtatttattgaatgaaacttGAGAGATTtttctccatgctggctttaaTTCAGCCTCAACTTTgcctgttttctctcttcacAAAGCAAGGATTGAGGTGTTTCTACATATGCTGGAACTTCaggttatgttttgttttttttttttcttttgtcccaTCACTGTTGCCATCAGTCATGGGCCCTTTCCGCAGtcgtcacatttttattttatttttgttcatttacaaTGCATTTAGTCATTGTCGTGCAACTCGGATATCTGCCAAGTGATGTGGATTCAAGATCCATTTGTTGTTCCAACTTCAGTGTATATCAAAGCTTTATGAGAAGGGTTAATGTGTGTGAACACCATAAGTGCTTTATTC from Solea solea chromosome 8, fSolSol10.1, whole genome shotgun sequence encodes:
- the fem1c gene encoding protein fem-1 homolog C produces the protein MDLKTAVFNAARDGKLRLLQKLLENKDGHEVTKLMGEKTNGATPLLMAARYGHLELVEYLLECCCAPVEVGGSVNFDGETIEGAPPLWAASAAGHLKVVQSLLGHGASVNSTTLTNSTPLRAACFDGHLDIVRYLVEHKADLEVANRHGHTCLMISCYKGHKEIAQYLLEKGADVNRKSVKGNTALHDCAESGSLEIMRMLLQYGASMEQDGYGMTPLLSASVTGHTNIVDYLTTHQQTSHRERIDALELLGATFVDKKRDLLGALKYWKRAMDLRYIDSNNVVYKPEPKQLIMAYDYAREVTNGEELDGLISDPDEMRMQALLIRERILGPQHPDTSYYIRYRGAVYADSGNFERCIDLWKYALDMQQSNLDPLSPMTASSLLSFAELFSFMLQDRAKGLLGTSVSFEDLMGILSKSVLEIERAVKQNGPIPPDPAQLSKALSIILHLICLLEKVSCTAEQDHFKKETIYRFLKLQPCGKNGYSPLHLAVDRNTTCVGRYPVCKFPSLTVASILLECGADVNSRDEDDNSPLHIAASNGHPDIMNLLISCGTHFDSTNAFQQTACDLLDEKELARNVIQPINHTTLQCLAARAIVKHGLNYRGNIPEKLEAFVLLHR